In the Stakelama saccharophila genome, GGGCATCGGCATCCTGTCGGTGGTGGCGGCCGCGCTGATGCTCGTCGCGCTGTTCGGCCGCGATCAGCCCGCCGATACCACGGCGGCGCTCGTCGCCTATGCGTTGATCGTCACCGGCATCGTGTTCGGTGTCGCGACGATTTCCAACGACAACCTCCAGGATCTGAAGACCGGGCAATTGGTCGGCGCGACGCCGTGGAAACAGCAGGTCGCGCTGGTGATCGGTGTGGTGTTCGGCTCGCTCGTCATTCCGCCGGTGCTCGATTTGCTCAATACCGCCTTCGGTTTCGCCGGCGCCGCCAATGCCGGGCCGAATGCGCTGCCCGCGCCACAGGCCGCGCTGATCTCCGCGCTTGCCAAAGGCGTGCTGGGCGGCGATCTCAATTGGGCGATGATCGGCTGGGGCGCGGCGGCCGGCATCGTCTTCGTCATCCTCGACGAGGTGCTGGGTCTGCTCGGCCGCCTGCGCCTGCCGCCGCTCGGCGTGGGCATCGGCATTTATCTGCCGATGAGCGTCATTCTGCCGACCGTCATCGGTTCGGTGATCGGCTGGTTCTACGATCGCTGGGCCGACCGGCAGGGCGATGTCGAATTCGCGAAACGGTTGGGCGTGCTGACCGCGACCGGGCTGATCGTCGGCGAAAGCCTGTGGGGCGTCGCCTTCGCCGGCATCGTCGCGGGCAGCGGATCGGACAGCCCGCTCGCGATCGTCGGCGACGGGTTCGCGGTGCCGGCGCTGATCGGCGGGACGATCCTGTTCGCCGCGCTGGCGGCGTTCCTCTATCGCCGTACGCGGCGGCTCGTCACATCATCCTGAGCAGCGCGGGAATCTTCGCGAAGGCGAAGGCGATGGAGCTGTCGGCGACGCCATAGGGAATGAAGATCGTGTCGCCGTGGCGCAAGGCGCCGCAGCTATAGACGACATTGGGGACATAGCCTTCGCGGTCCTGGTCCTTGGCCGCCAGGATCGGCCTGGTCGTGCGGCCCAGCACCTTTGACGGGTCGTCCTTGTCGAGCAGCACCGCGCCGATCGAATATTTGCGCATCGCCCCGACGCCGTGGGTGAGCAGCAGCCAGCCCTGATCGAGCTCGATCGGCGGGCCGCAATTGCCGATCTGGACGAATTCCCAAGGGAATTTCGGTTCGAGCAGTTTCTCCCCCTCGTTCCAGTGCGTCAGCGAGTCGGACTTGATGAGGTAGAGATTCTCGCCATCTTGCCGCCCGATCATCATATAGTGATCGCCGATCCGGCGTGGAAACAGCGCCATGCCCTTGTTGCGCGCCGCATTTCCGGTCATCGGCACCAGGTCGAAGGCGCGGAAGTCTCGCGTCCGTATCATCTCGGACTGGATCACCGACCCGTTATAGGCGGTATAGGTGCCCAGCCATTCGGTCGACCCGTCGGGGTGCGTGAATTGTACCAGGCGCAGGTCCTCCAGCCCGTTCGACTGCGCCCGCGTGATCGGGAAGATCACCGTGCCCGACAGTGTGGAATCGCGGTGGCGGCGCACCGTTACCGGGCC is a window encoding:
- a CDS encoding glycoside hydrolase family 130 protein, which translates into the protein MANTIVTHSLRLHADPSRVVVRPFHIGWQANGSAQSRSERLVREVLDLSPQDTRAQLAAVLKDFEARHWQTRRVFMTRYDEVGSQLQLDGAAISDEKRQLIGAYFCHEYSYAAAALMNPSAVPHFDQSGMPEGSMRIILSMRAVGEGHISSVAFREGIITAKNQLRLAPEPPFATAADAAEDETHIPEGPVTVRRHRDSTLSGTVIFPITRAQSNGLEDLRLVQFTHPDGSTEWLGTYTAYNGSVIQSEMIRTRDFRAFDLVPMTGNAARNKGMALFPRRIGDHYMMIGRQDGENLYLIKSDSLTHWNEGEKLLEPKFPWEFVQIGNCGPPIELDQGWLLLTHGVGAMRKYSIGAVLLDKDDPSKVLGRTTRPILAAKDQDREGYVPNVVYSCGALRHGDTIFIPYGVADSSIAFAFAKIPALLRMM